Proteins encoded by one window of Aphidius gifuensis isolate YNYX2018 linkage group LG2, ASM1490517v1, whole genome shotgun sequence:
- the LOC122848256 gene encoding prosaposin: protein MKAIFFALAAIVTVATAAVPVTRKHQQLLGAEECTWGPSYWCKNLTSSARCGATKHCITKHWLNRNVPEDNDSVCDICKQMVQQARDQLTSNATQEDLKNVFETSCKLMLIKPVIEVCDKLVDEFVPELVETLSSQMNPSVVCSVSGLCNSKEIDRLIAEHEASKITIKKASVVSLENDELEPDSCTGCFTIATHLTDKFKKQSKDDLLNKLFSICGQMGSFSDACMSLAITHFDSIHTRLDEDLTPNNICHFSGQCVGNYHKHENSSAPEVEIRPLSTVGIVEINDDLPCKLCEQLVGHLRDLLVANTTEIEFKQVLEGMCKQTKSFSTECKSLVDEYYTIIYESLTHNLNSNAICTMAGICPSPGVKNIAATPFMPLLPVENINKNHQIISDIKHKNLGEHGSGIKKTEAEEMQLPYERYEGAFPALLMPNMDNKGQETCAFCEYLLHFVQQMITDPKIDDDFKNILGKVCKKLPESIQGTCDEFLQTYEDAIVALLAQSIDPSVVCPTMHVCPSIDAMNMWEKIPKDLMLHSDVKEKPSCPLCLLAVSELEKVIKNDKTEENIEHALDKLCTHLPKDLNEQCTSLIKGYSKELVEMLIADLSPEEICVYAKLCDPTKNAGPSVELFPLDKDGEIMTNEIPNYPVDVKKNIKDDGKCVACEFVMQYVEKAMKNKSTKDEIEHIVHNICNYMPKTVSKSCNNFVNQYADLVIDMLSSEVSPKEVCTLLGLCQAAVQRMINSIDECALCQAMISSIDTALTNPKVDHVIEEIVGDACKYIAPSKQGKCTMMLEVYEQSIINLLKSGIDTKKICGKLTLCSSGDFFAMSNSLFRDRRFDANIPTKYCTWGNKYVCSNEKIAAECKYTEYCKKNVWNKSPALDTL from the exons ATGAAGGCGATTTTTTTCGCCCTGGCTGCAATTGTGActg ttgcAACAGCCGCAGTTCCAGTGACTCGTAAACATCAACAATTGTTGGGTGCCGAGGAGTGTACATGGGGTCCATCATACTGGTGTAAAAATTTGAc GAGCTCAGCAAGATGTGGTGCAACAAAGCATTGTATTACAAAACATTGGTTAAATAGAAATGTTCCAGAAGACAATGACAGTGTTTGTGATATTTGCAAGCAAATGGTACAACAAGCACGTGATCAATTGACAAGTAATGCAACACaggaagatttaaaaaatgtatttgaaaCATCATGTAAATTGATGCTCATCAAACCAGTTATTGAAGTATGCGACAAGcttgttgatgaatttgttCCAGAACTTGTTGAAACATTATCATCACAAATGAATCCATCAGTTGTTTGTTCAGTATCTGGACTATGTAATTCAAAAGAAATTGATCGACTTATTGCTGAACATGAAGCATCAAAAATTACG aTTAAGAAAGCATCAGTTGTATCATTGGAAAATGATGAACTTGAACCTGATTCATGCACAGGTTGCTTTACAATTGCAACACATTTAactgacaaatttaaaaaacaatcaaaggATGATttacttaataaattattttcaatatgtgGACAAATGGGTTCATTCTCAGATGCTTGTATGTCTCTTGCTATAACACACTTTGACAGTATTCATACTCGACTTGATGAAGATCTAACTCCAAATAATATATGTCATTTTTCTGGTCAATGTGTTGGCAATTATCATAAACACGAAAATTCATCAGCTCCAGAAGTTGAAATACGTCCATTATCAACAGTTggaattgttgaaataaatgatgatcTTCCTTGTAAATTATGTGAACAATTAGTTGGTCATCTTAGAGATCTTCTTGTTGCAAATACAActgaaattgaatttaaacaaGTACTTGAAGGAATGtgtaaacaaacaaaatcatTTTCCACTGAGTGTAAATCACTTGTTGATGAATATTACACAATAATATATGAATCATTGactcataatttaaatagtaatGCTATTTGTACAATGGCTGGTATTTGTCCATCACCAGgtgttaaaaatattgctgCAACACCTTTTATGCCACTTTTAcctgttgaaaatataaataaaaatcatcaaataatatctgatattaaacataaaaatcttGGTGAACATGGTAgtggaattaaaaaaacagaagCTGAAGAAATGCAATTACCATATGAAAGATATGAGGGTGCATTTCCAGCTTTATTAATGCCAAATATGGATAATAAAGGACAAGAAACATGTGCATTTTGTGAATATTTACTTCATTTTGTACAACAAATGATAACAGATccaaaaattgatgatgattttaaaaatatacttggtAAAGTATGTAAAAAGCTACCTGAATCAATTCAAGGTACATGtgatgaatttttacaaacttATGAAGATGCTATTGTTGCATTACTTGCACAATCAATTGATCCATCAGTTGTATGTCCAACAATGCATGTATGTCCATCAATTGATGCAATGAATATGTGggaaaaaataccaaaagaTCTTATGTTACATAGTGATGTTAAAGAAAAACCAAGTTGTCCATTATGTCTTCTTGCTGTTAGTGAATtagaaaaagttattaaaaatgataaaacagaAGAAAATATTGAACATGCACTTGATAAATTATGTACACATTTACCAAAAGATCTTAATGAACAATGTACATCATTGATAAAAGGTTATAGTAAAGAACTTGTTGAAATGTTAATTGCTGATTTATCACCAGAAGAAATTTGTGTTTATGCTAAACTTTGTGATCCAACTAAAAATGCTGGACCATCTGTTGAATTATTTCCACTTGATAAAGATGGTGAAATAATGACAAATGAAATACCAAATTATCcagttgatgttaaaaaaaatattaaagatgatGGTAAATGTGTTGCATGTGAATTTGTCATGCAATACGTTGAAAAagctatgaaaaataaatcaacaaaagatGAAATTGAGCATATTGTTCATAATATATGTAATTATATGCCAAAAACTGTATCAAaatcttgtaataattttgttaatcaaTATGCTGATTTGGTTATTGATATGTTGTCATCAGAAGTTAGTCCAAAAGAAGTTTGTACACTTCTTGGTTTATGTCAAGCTGCTGTTCAACGAATGATTA attCAATTGATGAGTGTGCTCTTTGTCAAGCAATGATTTCTTCAATTGATACAGCATTAACAAATCCAAAAGTTGATCATGTTATTGAAGAAATTGTTGGTGATGCTTGCAAATATATTGCACCAAGTAAACAAGGAAaa tgTACAATGATGCTTGAAGTATACGAACAGAGtattataaatcttttaaaatctGGTAttgatactaaaaaaatatgtggaAAATTAACACTCTGTTCATCTGGAGATTTTTTTGCAATGTCAAATTCACTATTTCGTGACAGAAGATTTGATGCAAATATTCCTACAAAATACTGCACATGgggaaataaatatgtatgcTCCAATGAAAAGATAGCTGCTGAATGCaag tACACTGAATATTGCAAGAAAAATGTTTGGAATAAATCACCAGCTCTTGACACTTTGTAA
- the LOC122848257 gene encoding ras association domain-containing protein 4: protein MWKCHKCGKPVYFAERKQSLGYDWHPECLRCEECGKRLNPGQHAEHKGVPYCHVPCYGALFGPQLFGHGTRVESHTSFGKKELRSALPRSHLETKLKVFNQYYDGKSGGIRSREVNGRLILEGALRIYWGVRGVIHLKEDDDQRTVVTARNRNSCRRSVSEEEDSDVDEKPEVEIKDLTENISEIVINSVPVSPDHLKSLTLPMKLDVKNMDLDELDELLQVERKIEDGEKLYQTMPENLPSMSSHSSKDKSIISSRSSLDNSSSSSSSINTKTQGSNVSNTSSPSIESSSGTDTPNCHGTPNKNGTLRRVEYFDSLEKSGSSSNRIGNDDSWIEKGLNRSMSGPDCLQRHRDSDTDSVSSLQFRDDDNMTMSTDSGLELDGVVLRRKQGSTAIRRRAGGRRQSRSKLRRRCSINGHFYNRETSFFTPPHGSQMSVWVTSLVSTQEVINLMLDKYKVDAKPDNFALFIVRDNGEQRRLRDDEYPLEVRVVLGPHETVARLFLVDKLSTQEISSDVAQFLNLSIAECQGILQRYHYEEERQIAILKEKYKEMRRRIKQRMEELKVRL from the exons ATGTGGAAGTGTCATAAATGTGGAAAGCCTGTTTATTTTG ctGAAAGAAAACAATCATTAGGCTATGATTGGCATCCAGAGTGTCTTAGATGTGAAGAGTGTGGTAAACGTTTAAATCCAGGTCAACATGCTgag cACAAGGGTGTTCCTTATTGTCATGTGCCATGTTATGGAGCATTATTTGGACCACAATTATTTGGTCATGGAACAAGAGTTGAATCACACACAAGTTTTGGTAAAAAAGAATTACGCTCAGCTCTACCAAGATCTCACCtagaaacaaaattaaaagtttttaatcaGTATTATGATGGTAAAAGTGGTGGAATAAGAAGTCGTGAAGTTAATGGAAGATTAATACTTGAAGGAGCACTTAGAATATATTGGGGAGTTCGTGGTGttatacatttaaaagaagatgatgatcAAAGAACAGTTGTTACAGCAAGAAATCGTAATTCATGTAGAAGAAGTGTATCAGAGGAGGAAGATTCAGATGTTGATGAAAAGCCtgaagttgaaataaaagatTTAACTGAAAATATAAGTGAAATTGTGATAAATTCTGTGCCAGTATCACCAGAtcatttaaaaagtttaactcTACCAATGAAGcttgatgttaaaaatatggATTTAGATGAACTTGATGAATTACTTCAGgtagaaagaaaaatagaagatggtgaaaaattatatcaaacaaTGCCAGAAAATCTACCATCAATGAGTTCACATTCCAGCAAAGATAAATCTATAATATCAAGTCGTTCAAGTTTAGATAATTCAAGTTCATCAAGTTCAAGTATCAATACTAAAACACAAGGTAGTAATGTTAGTAATACATCAAGTCCAAGTATTGAAAGTTCATCTGGTACTGATACACCAAATTGTCATGGTACaccaaataaaaatggtaCATTACGTCgtgttgaatattttgataGTTTAGAAAAAAGTGGAAGTAGTAGTAATCGTATTGGTAATGATGATAGTTGGATTGAAAAAGGTTTAAATCGTTCAATGTCTGGTCCAGATTGTTTACAAAGACATCGTGATAGTGATACAGATTCAGTTAGTTCATTACAATTTagagatgatgataatatgacAATGTCAACTGACAGTGGATTAGAATTAGATGGTGTTGTATTAAGAAGAAAACAAGGATCAACAGCAATACGTAGACGTGCTGGTGGACGTAGACAATCACGTAGTAAATTACGACGTCGTTGTTCAATAAATGGACATTTTTATAATCGtgaaacaagtttttttacaCCACCACATGGTTCACAAATGTCTGTTTGGGTAACTAGTCTTGTTAGTACACAAGAAGTTATTAATCTAATGttggataaatataaagttGATGCTAAACCAGATAattttgcattatttattgtaagaGATAATGGTGAACAACGAAGATTGAGAGATGATGAATATCCACTTGAAGTTAGAGTTGTACTTGGACCACATGAAACTGTTGCACgtttatttttagttgataaattatcaacacaaGAAATAAGCTCTGATGTTgcacaatttttaaatctttcaaTTGCTGAGTGTCAAGGAATTTTACAACGTTATCATTATGAAGAAGAAAGACAGATagcaattttaaaagaaaa GTACAAAGAAATGAGACGTCGGATTAAACAACGAATGGAAGAACTTAAAGTTCGATTATAG